In the genome of Palaemon carinicauda isolate YSFRI2023 chromosome 13, ASM3689809v2, whole genome shotgun sequence, one region contains:
- the LOC137651920 gene encoding uncharacterized protein, whose protein sequence is MQSSVLGWKPFAGSSCGVKLIECCSLVKRTKSFGIVKHCRISLCSARLFTELGFRLRRIFWESCRGYYQKESGTVCKLNGQVEGKTRRSKNPRKQFRKIPSNLISS, encoded by the exons ATGCAGTCCAGCGTCCTTGGCTGGAAACCTTTCGCCGGCTCGTCTTGCGGTGTAAAGCTAATTGAGTGTTGTTCCCTCGTGAAGCGAACTAAGTCTTTCGGCATCGTAAAACATTGTCGTATATCTTTGTGTTCGGCGCGGCTGTTCACCGAGCTTGGATTTCGTCTACGAAG aaTTTTCTGGGAAAGCTGTCGTGGTTACTATCAAAAGGAGTCTGGTACAGTATGCAAATTAAATG GTCAAGTGGAGGGAAAGACTAGACGAAGCAAGAATCCGCGTAAGCAGTTTCGCAAAATACCTTCAAACTTGATAAGCAGTTGA